A region from the Brassica napus cultivar Da-Ae chromosome C8, Da-Ae, whole genome shotgun sequence genome encodes:
- the LOC106353572 gene encoding probable GTP-binding protein OBGM, mitochondrial isoform X1, with amino-acid sequence MTWLSRAVPFRYLTSNRRLQKPPWMTYPAAFYSDSAEKKGKVTPLQETRMRDRFTLYARGGEGGNGCSSLRRSRTDRFGKPDGGNGGRGGDVILECTHAVWDFSGLQPHVVGKLDMELPRTGLVTEEKTRFIYVLQVPIGTVIHLQEGELPSQIQVGSPKSSDPWDLPGTLVDDPASDENSDVDQDSSVQVEPEEESVAMHVDMEKETDFDEDDEEGQVRYNVAELTEEGQSIIIARGGEGGLGNVSATRYLRGTKFAKTSTLRTMEGDSDDEDGNGQRTSIKCGSLGAESVLILELKSIADVGLVGMPNAGKSTLLGALSRPKPRVGHYAFTTLRPNLGNVNYDDFSVTVADIPGLIKGAHQNRGLGHNFLRHIERTKVLAYVVDLASGLDGCEGVTPWQQLRDLVMELEYHEEGLSDRSSLIVANKIDEDGADERLEELERRVRGVRIFPVCAVLEEGVAELKNGLKMLVNGDGEGSERLKLENISVD; translated from the exons tgacGTGGCTGAGCCGGGCGGTTCCCTTTCGATACTTAACATCCAACCGAAGACTTCAAAAACCGCCATGGATGACATACCCAGCTGCCTTCTACTCGGATTCCgcggagaagaaaggaaaagtCACGCCTTTGCAG GAGACTAGAATGAGAGATAGGTTTACTCTGTACGCACGTGGCGGCGAAGGTGGCAATGGTTGTTCCAGCCTCCGCCGTAGCCGTACTGATCGCTTCGGAAAACCTGATG GTGGAAATGGTGGGAGAGGAGGTGATGTGATATTAGAATGCACACACGCTGTTTGGGATTTTAGCGGATTACAACCTCATGTT GTGGGAAAGCTGGACATGGAACTTCCAAGAACAGGATTGGTAACAGAGGAGAAGACAAGGTTTATTTAT GTCCTCCAAGTCCCCATTGGGACAGTGATACATCTTCAAGAGGGTGAGCTTCCATCTCAGATTCAAGTCGGCTCTCCCAAGAGTTCGGATCCATGGGACCTTCCCGGCACACTTGTTGATGACCCTGCATCAGATGAAAACTCTGACGTCGATCAAGATTCTTCTGTTCAAGTTGAACCTGAGGAAGAGAGTGTAGCAATGCATGTAGACATGGAAAAAGAAACTGATTTTGATGAAGacgatgaagaaggacaagtcAGGTATAACGTCGCAGAACTAACAGAAGAAGGTCAGAGCATAATCATCGCACGTGGCGGTGAAGGAGGTTTAGGTAACGTCTCCGCTACACGTTACTTAAGAGGCACCAAGTTCGCTAAAACCTCCACGTTGAGGACAATGGAAGGCGACTCTGACGATGAAGATGGTAATGGTCAACGCACAAGTATTAAATGCGGCTCGCTCGGTGCAGAGTCTGTACTGATACTAGAACTTAAAAGCATCGCCGACGTTGGTCTAGTCGGGATGCCAAACGCCGGAAAAAGCACGCTCCTCGGCGCGCTCTCGCGCCCCAAGCCACGCGTAGGCCACTACGCGTTCACGACGCTCCGTCCCAACTTAGGAAACGTGAACTACGATGACTTCTCAGTCACGGTAGCTGACATTCCAGGGCTGATCAAAGGAGCTCATCAGAACAGAGGGCTAGGGCATAACTTTCTACGTCACATCGAGCGGACCAAAGTGCTGGCTTACGTCGTGGACTTAGCCTCGGGGCTAGACGGCTGCGAAGGTGTGACGCCGTGGCAGCAGCTGAGGGATCTGGTGATGGAGCTTGAGTACCATGAAGAAGGGTTGTCTGATAGGTCGTCTTTGATCGTGGCGAACAAGATCGATGAGGACGGTGCTGATGAGAGGTTGGAGGAGCTTGAGAGGAGGGTGAGAGGAGTGAGGATATTTCCGGTTTGTGCGGTTCTTGAAGAAGGTGTGGCTGAGCTGAAAAATGGTTTGAAAATGCTTGTGAACGGTGATGGTGAGGGATCAGAGAGGTTAAAGTTAGAGAATATCTCTGTTGACTAG
- the LOC106353572 gene encoding probable GTP-binding protein OBGM, mitochondrial isoform X2: MTWLSRAVPFRYLTSNRRLQKPPWMTYPAAFYSDSAEKKGKVTPLQETRMRDRFTLYARGGEGGNGCSSLRRSRTDRFGKPDGGNGGRGGDVILECTHAVWDFSGLQPHVKGGKAGHGTSKNRIGNRGEDKVLQVPIGTVIHLQEGELPSQIQVGSPKSSDPWDLPGTLVDDPASDENSDVDQDSSVQVEPEEESVAMHVDMEKETDFDEDDEEGQVRYNVAELTEEGQSIIIARGGEGGLGNVSATRYLRGTKFAKTSTLRTMEGDSDDEDGNGQRTSIKCGSLGAESVLILELKSIADVGLVGMPNAGKSTLLGALSRPKPRVGHYAFTTLRPNLGNVNYDDFSVTVADIPGLIKGAHQNRGLGHNFLRHIERTKVLAYVVDLASGLDGCEGVTPWQQLRDLVMELEYHEEGLSDRSSLIVANKIDEDGADERLEELERRVRGVRIFPVCAVLEEGVAELKNGLKMLVNGDGEGSERLKLENISVD; this comes from the exons tgacGTGGCTGAGCCGGGCGGTTCCCTTTCGATACTTAACATCCAACCGAAGACTTCAAAAACCGCCATGGATGACATACCCAGCTGCCTTCTACTCGGATTCCgcggagaagaaaggaaaagtCACGCCTTTGCAG GAGACTAGAATGAGAGATAGGTTTACTCTGTACGCACGTGGCGGCGAAGGTGGCAATGGTTGTTCCAGCCTCCGCCGTAGCCGTACTGATCGCTTCGGAAAACCTGATG GTGGAAATGGTGGGAGAGGAGGTGATGTGATATTAGAATGCACACACGCTGTTTGGGATTTTAGCGGATTACAACCTCATGTT AAAGGTGGGAAAGCTGGACATGGAACTTCCAAGAACAGGATTGGTAACAGAGGAGAAGACAAG GTCCTCCAAGTCCCCATTGGGACAGTGATACATCTTCAAGAGGGTGAGCTTCCATCTCAGATTCAAGTCGGCTCTCCCAAGAGTTCGGATCCATGGGACCTTCCCGGCACACTTGTTGATGACCCTGCATCAGATGAAAACTCTGACGTCGATCAAGATTCTTCTGTTCAAGTTGAACCTGAGGAAGAGAGTGTAGCAATGCATGTAGACATGGAAAAAGAAACTGATTTTGATGAAGacgatgaagaaggacaagtcAGGTATAACGTCGCAGAACTAACAGAAGAAGGTCAGAGCATAATCATCGCACGTGGCGGTGAAGGAGGTTTAGGTAACGTCTCCGCTACACGTTACTTAAGAGGCACCAAGTTCGCTAAAACCTCCACGTTGAGGACAATGGAAGGCGACTCTGACGATGAAGATGGTAATGGTCAACGCACAAGTATTAAATGCGGCTCGCTCGGTGCAGAGTCTGTACTGATACTAGAACTTAAAAGCATCGCCGACGTTGGTCTAGTCGGGATGCCAAACGCCGGAAAAAGCACGCTCCTCGGCGCGCTCTCGCGCCCCAAGCCACGCGTAGGCCACTACGCGTTCACGACGCTCCGTCCCAACTTAGGAAACGTGAACTACGATGACTTCTCAGTCACGGTAGCTGACATTCCAGGGCTGATCAAAGGAGCTCATCAGAACAGAGGGCTAGGGCATAACTTTCTACGTCACATCGAGCGGACCAAAGTGCTGGCTTACGTCGTGGACTTAGCCTCGGGGCTAGACGGCTGCGAAGGTGTGACGCCGTGGCAGCAGCTGAGGGATCTGGTGATGGAGCTTGAGTACCATGAAGAAGGGTTGTCTGATAGGTCGTCTTTGATCGTGGCGAACAAGATCGATGAGGACGGTGCTGATGAGAGGTTGGAGGAGCTTGAGAGGAGGGTGAGAGGAGTGAGGATATTTCCGGTTTGTGCGGTTCTTGAAGAAGGTGTGGCTGAGCTGAAAAATGGTTTGAAAATGCTTGTGAACGGTGATGGTGAGGGATCAGAGAGGTTAAAGTTAGAGAATATCTCTGTTGACTAG
- the LOC106407074 gene encoding RING-H2 finger protein ATL39-like, whose product MDISCCGDYSDASPVAEMATESEWFALRLLCVVFFFFSSVLLLCYFLYPKLPKAAAGDEESGEPLPPAMILGKIGGGGITTDVCVICLEEFRRNDAVRVLVTCRHVFHVQCIDSWCLYKLACPVCRAPFRVFGEW is encoded by the coding sequence ATGGATATAAGTTGTTGCGGCGATTACTCTGATGCTTCCCCGGTGGCGGAAATGGCAACGGAGAGCGAATGGTTCGCGTTGAGGCTTCTGTgcgtcgtcttcttcttcttcagctctgtTTTATTATTGTGTTACTTCCTATACCCGAAACTGCCGAAGGCGGCAGCCGGAGATGAGGAATCCGGTGAGCCGCTTCCACCGGCGATGATACTCGGGAAGATAGGCGGCGGCGGGATCACGACGGATGTTTGCGTGATATGTTTGGAGGAGTTTAGGAGAAACGACGCCGTTAGGGTTTTGGTGACATGCAGGCACGTGTTTCACGTTCAATGTATAGATTCTTGGTGTCTGTATAAGTTGGCATGTCCGGTTTGCAGAGCTCCTTTCCGGGTATTTGGTGAATGGTAA